A segment of the Coffea arabica cultivar ET-39 chromosome 8c, Coffea Arabica ET-39 HiFi, whole genome shotgun sequence genome:
AATTAGGAAGAAGGAAGTGGCTAATCATGATGGCTACAAGCTAAGATCTACTTATTAGTAGAGCTTTGTCCCATACGCATGAAGAATCTCCTTAGAGTTTGGGTTCTTGTGAGATCTTGCATTGGAACCATGCTATTTCTGCACTTTGTAACGTTTAACAAACAAATGAATGTGCCTTCCTTAGCAGATCTTGTACTTGAACAGTCTTCTTACTGCATTGTTTAAGGTTTAACAAACAAAAGAAGACTGAAACTTCAATGGGTTTGGCAGGATAAAACAACTATGGTATGATGTTAGGAATCCTGTTCAAACATAGATTTGGGACATCAGCGAAAAACCAGAGTAACTTTGGACCAatgttctttttcattttttttttctggtgggTTGAGGGAGAAGGATAACATGCTCTTGTTTTTAAGTAAACAAAATTAATCATACCAGAGCTGACTTATTGTATTTTCTTTTTGCCAATATGATTTCTAACATCAAAAAAGCTATCCTAGTTTCGTAGGAAGTTTCTGATTCTAAGCATGTTCTGGTTGCATCCTTGTGTAGTAACATGTTACAAACTGTCAGAAACTTTTATCTCCTTTCTGCTTCTGTTTCCCCTTTCACTCTCTGTGTATCCCACCAGTCCATCCACTGGAACACGAATTGATATTTCTTGTCAATGGCAGCTCCCAAAAAGAAAACAGGACAGCATCACCAACCAAAAGGCAGAGAACTGAAGATAAGATGAAAGCCCCTAAGAATTCATGTCTAAGGGACATGTTGTTCAGTGTATAGTCATTATATTAGCTATTAGTGCTAATAAATTCCAGTGCCAAATTCAAATTTAGCACCTAATATTGTTCAGTTATAATACTTAATTAGCTTTGCGTATTACGATTCATGCTGATATGAGATATCCATCATGTAGTATGTAATGTATCAACAGTATACTCATTGCGGTATTGCATTCCTGCGGTTGTTTGGCGTACTAAAGTATCAAGGAattatttctttttcccttttcatcctgtttctttcatttttcgaGTACCTGTTAATCTGAAATAATTTGTTTGCTATCTTCTATATCCCTTTTTTTTCATGTGAAATACCTCTAATTTACGCTCCTTCTTCCCGCACCACTTCACCCCTTCCTCTCTGTATTATGCTTGTCATGTTGATAAAGTCAAAGCActttttagtttcttctttcaatatagtccaaatgcattgcaaTGTACCccgtctcttcttcttcttcttcttcttcaggcTTGCTAAAAACTTTGGGAAAATGACATCTTTAGTTCCTAACGTTTTTTTCGTCCATCACTTCTAAAATGAAGCAAACTAGTACCACCAGAATGACAACTTGATATAGATTTTAAGATACAGTTGGAACATCACTTTAGTTTCTTCCAAGCCGCTACACGTGCATCCTATGACATGAGACCTCGTTACACGAACAAGTACACTGCCAAAgaaagacaaaagaaaaatcCTTTTATCAACGAAATGGATTTGGGACAGGTGAGGTTGAGATTTTTGTACGAGTGTGTAGTCGTTATATTTCTTATATGATATGATATATACTCATAAGCTTTGTTGTACTCGTATGTATGATATTTTTTtcagagtaaattttatatacgctgtcagtgtatacactgttacGATTGAATAGATAAAACATGAGCTTGTGACATATGTCTAATGGTGATAGTGTAAACATTcacagtgtatataagattaatccttttcttttgacgCATTCTCTAATTCAATGTATGACAACAACCTAGTACCAATTGCACCAAAAGCAATTGTATTGTACCTACCTAATCCCTCAACAAGATAAACATAATTGCCCATTAATGGTTCATCCACAAACCCAGCATTAAATTGATGCCAAGACCATCCCAATACGGTTAGTTAAATAAGGATCATTTTCATTAGGAGCTTATCCCATGAGTCCCACCCagatttcatttattaataggtGAAAGGTTGTGTCTATCGCTATACAATGTCCTTTGCTACGCTATTGCCTCCAAATATAATTGATCCCAACTTTTCCAAATATAAGTCACTGTCGCATTCCTCCGTTTGATCACTTGGTTGAGTTTTGACAACGTAGCTAAGGGAGTAGAGATGGAAATGGGGCAGCGACGGTTGCACCTGAGCGGTTGATGGCCATGATTTGGcctcaaaaatttgtgcggctgagattacaagttgtaactcgattttcacgccATGTGTGGGCCCCACAAAAATTTGCTCTAAAGTTACGCGATGTGTAAAAAAAGTTACACGATGTACAAAGAAAGTTACGCGCAGTTGATAATGACCAAAACCGCCTGggacggttgcaggtgcaaccgtcCGTGCCTCGAGTCCGTAGAGATCACCTTCAATCAGTCATATTCGTAACTCAGATTGTCGGCCATGAATGATTAGTTCCAAAACATAGGACCCCTACGAATTATTATATGTGTTTTTAGAGGTGTTTTTTGAAATATTACATTATAGAATTATAGGTCAAAAACTTGTTAATGTGGATGTGTTTTAGcgtgttttttaaaaattttaaattttattgagatatttttgaaaatttattgAATATTTCACCATACACAACCGCCGCCAGGCTTCACCTCCTCCCTCTTCCATTATCGCCACTGTCCCTCCTGGCCCCccttcctcctcctctctcctttctttttcctttttctttcccttcttcctccttcctccttcctccttctttcttctccttcctcttcCTCTCCTCTCCCAAATCGGATGTGGCTGTCAGTGTTCATAAGGTGGAGGTGTTGGGGGGCATTGTTAGTTGTTCTGTTCATGGTAAAAGCCTCGAGCTGGGGGCTTAAGCCCCACGAATTGCAATtctcaataattcaagaattaATAAGATGCTAGAAATATTCAATATTTattaaaaatgataaaatgCCAACTGACTATATAACATCTAATCAATAGAATGataactaaacatgaaaaaGAACTTGAAAGGGTTATAAAGTTCAGAAATTCAAAGCACATTAGCTGTAAATTGTGATTTCAAAGAGCACGAAAAAACGATTAGTTATTTGATCGAACTACGAAAATTAATATAGTGCACATAAGGGTACGTAGTAGAAAAAAAACACTAAAGAGCTCCATTTGtgctgtgattttttttttttgaatattttttcttttatttttctttgttctAACAAAAGGATTTAGGTGAAATATCGAACTTCACTGCTAGAGGTGTTGTTGAGGCAATAGCCTAATACTGTTGACCGCTCTGGAGTATGGTCATTCTGCTTTTCTTATaattttttccctctctttcttgaatttggattttatgcattgcattttttgcagaatttttggtattttgtttctttttttggaCATAGGCCTATTAGTCAATTTAAGAAATAGCCTAACATCATTTGATATCTGTTTAAGTAACAAGGGGTGACTGCTATTTCCAAATAACCTGTTGTAGTGGCTTTGATGAATCTTCCCAACAAACATTCACCCAAATTGTACAATAGCAAAACACGGAACAAGACAAAAGCAACGACATTAAGACCTTCAAACTCCTGGCTTAATTTTAGCACTCAATCATCAATTATCGATAGCAGTTGAATTTAGGGCAGCAAACTTTAGCAGCTCTTCATCCTTCTCAAATATGGACATATTTGATTCCTCCAGTGTCACTAGAGCTTCTATGCCTCCTGATTTCGGGTTATCCAGCAAATGAAAGGTATTTTTCATCTGACTAGTGCTAGTTCCCACCCATATTGGTCTTCCCCAACCAAAGTTGACTAGATTAAACGGATATCTACACAAGCTGCTACATCTGTAGACCTCAATTTCGCCCTGATTTTGCCTCATCACTTTTCTTGCCCCTTCAATGGACTCACATATAAGTGAGTAGCAATTATCAGCACTTAATCCACTCCCAAACTTCTCAGAAAACCCTTGAGCTGCTTTCTTCAGTGCAGAGATAATTGTTGTCatattcttgtctttttcatcaATTGTCATGATtgagaaaaaccaagaaaaatttccagcacAATTATCTGGCAATGGTGGGACAACTCGGGGGCGCATATTTGCAGCCTGCATTAACATTGATGGCCTTGACATGCCTGATTTTGCCTCTGATGCAGCCATAGCACACTTGTAAATCAGTGCAGCCACAACTTCAACCCTACTAGGACTATGAATTTTTCCCAAATCATCGGATACCATAGTCTTGAGGTCAGAGAGCTTGGAAGGATTAAAAGAAAACCTCCTCGTGACAACATTAATGTTCTTGTCAAGGTTAATTCCGGGGACAGTGATTTCACCCTTATACGGTGAGATCACTTGTTGTGTAAGGAACATGGGAGAGACCATAGAACCACTAGCTAGAGCAGCCCAATCATTGATGAATCCAAGCAAAGCACAGGCATCAGTAACCTTGTGTAGCATGGACACGCTGATTGCTGTTCCTCCACAGCTGAAATAGGTTACTTGCACAATAAAGGGACTTCCCTGGAAAGATTCATTGAACAGCATTCCAGGTGGAGAGAACAAATCCATGGTCTCCGGGTCAGGGTTCTTCAGGACATCAGAGATTTTGCATTCTATACGGGCTTCGTAGAAATCGAGTCCTTCATCATTACAATCAATCGAGTCCTTGTTAGGGGCTAGTCTTCCAGCAAAAGGGTAGTAATGAGTCAGGGTTTCTGATAGAGATTTCTTGAGATGAGAAGATACGGTAGTGTTGTTGGATGAATTATCAGAATCAGGTGGTGGGTAGAAGAGAACTATAGGGAGGTAGAAATGTGGGGAAAGCTGATCTAACACAGAGAGATTGTAAGTCTTCAAGTGTTCTGAGGTAGGAAGGGAGGGCTTGATGAGAACCTTTGAGATCATTTGAGGCTTTACGCTTGCCATTTCAATGCCAAATTTACTTTGGTGGGAACCTTAAAGATAGAAGTATATATAAGGGTTATGACCAAGTTACACAGGTTTGTTAGTTAAAGCAACTCAATTAGTCTCAATATTTTcgaatacccaaaaaaaaaaattgtaggctataacttttgagttttttcttgctatatatatatatactctcttcgtcccactttgatagtcttggttttttttcacacagtttaagaaaaaatagttaactttgttggaacaatcaatttaagtaactattttcctaaaatgccctcacattaattagagtacaactttatgggaagttgaattgatggtaaaaaaaaaaaatcaactctcattaaatgggataggtttatagtaacaacaacttacactgaataagggtattttagaaaaattaaaatataactacatttttcaattggaaagtggatcATAATTTggaacagacgaaaaaggaaaacaggactgtcaaaatgggacggagggagtatatataTTCTATTCTATTGTTGGCAAACAAGTCCAATAGTTGGTCATCGACCAATGTAAGAGCTCCAGTTATCATTAAGAAACCTACCATTTTTCATGTGATATACATTTATTtactgatatatatatatatatatatatatatataaatatattctTGCATGCTCGATTTTTTAGCAGTCAATTAAGGGCATGTGCCCCATTTTTTATCTGCCTTAGCAGgcattaaaaggaaaaattaatgaAATGCAGTACCCAAAACTCTAGGATAGGACCCATCAATCACCAGAAATTGGCTGACAATTCAACGAGTAGACAGATTAGATAATGGTCCATTTATTTCAATTGCTTTTCGGCCAAAATGGTAGAAACATGGCGAACTCATTCTTGGCATCCTGTCTTAATCGCTATGAAATATTCGGTTCAACCATACTCACTGAATCAATAAATCCCAGCCGGTGGTTACCGATCTCTGTCAGGAACAAATTGAAGTTTGAAactttaaataaagaaaatgaaagaaaaaaagagataatCAGCCTCATGCTAGTTGGTATTCAAGGTTTTAACGTACGGGAGTGGACCAAAAATAGTAATATTTTTGGGATAATACTTTTTTGATATAATGtgtgtgaaataaaaaagataattaaaaaataaatttacaaTACAAGTAAATAAATTTATACAAATAATCCGCTGTTCGAACAAATTCACTAGTGATACACGTcaagacattttttttttttttaatgttattgGTATTTGGTAGAGAAAAAATTCTCGTAGGTATTGCTGAAAGCATTTAAATTTTGATCGGACCCAAAACCAAATACAACGGCGGCAGAATTATATTGCTGATTGGAGTGGGAACGAAATGAATTCAATTGATTACTCGGGATAGACAATTGTGGTTGGTTTTGTCTTCTTTCGAAGTTCTGTggcaagaaaaggaaatgaggCCATGAGGGAGAAACATGAGACTACTGGATAGTTTAGTATCCTCTACCAAAGTGGAGAGAAATGAAGTCAAAATAAGAAGcttcaaataatttatttacttTGCCAAATTTGCCATAAAAAAGACCACTCAATTCGTTAGTTTCTctccttactttttttttaatgaaattgTTTTCTCCTCACATTACTTAATATTTCTGTCCTTGTCATTTCTTTAATTAAGAACCAAAAAACGATTCTAATCATTTCCCTAATTATCAAGAACCAAAATTAGGTAAAACGATTCCAATCATGTCCCTAATTATTAAGAACCAAAAATAGGTAAAACGATTCTAATCATTTCCTTAATTATTAAGAACCAAAACTAGGTAAAACGATTCTAATTTGGCCACATTCGATTGAATCGTAAcatagtttctttttttttttttttttaatagtgtAAATGGAAGGTCCCGAATCCGAACCTCTCATTTACGCTGATTTCTCCTATATCGCCCAACTCATCTTTTCCCCCTACCCCCTTTGAGCAAAACAGAGTTAATAAACATTTGTGCTGATCACTTGAGAATTAAAGAATTTGTTGTCAAATTGTTGGGGATGCATGTTTTTTTCTGAATAATGTAGGTTTTCTTCTTTAAATTCTATCAACCATCAGCACTTGCTAATAGTTGTACTTCGAAAGCCATGTGAAGAAAAATATAGCATGATAAGTTAACGGACGACAATATAGAAAAGTGTCACTTCTTGAACCAAGTCCATGCTTTTTGAACACCTCTCCGTGCTAtcctttcatttcattttttttcgaTAGTCGATAACAGTCTATTTTAGACCTACTCCTATTCTTATTCTAACTTATTTTAGGAGGATTCAATTGGACCTATGAAAGAACCGACGAGAACTGAACTACTGTCGGATCAAATGATTGTACCAGACACTCGTTTGGATTTGGagtttcatttcatgtaatatATCAATTTGCAACAGTAAAAAATTGGAAGAAGCATTGAACATTTTGCCTTTCACTATTCAATTTTTGAGACACAATTATGTCTAAACGTAGAAGAGATCTCAATTTTCTTGACTAGCTAAAATTTCAGCCTAAACAAAGATCGGTTATACGGGCAATTAGCTCTTTAATTCGTGTTAGTGCCTCATCGACCTAATCCCAGATTACAACTATAAATACGCTAGGCCGGATTATAAGATTGACAACAACCAAAAGACAGTTTGTGATCAATCTTAGCAAAGATCTCTAATAATCAACGTTGTCTAGCTAGGTAGCTAATCATGGAATATGACCAAGTATGCTTTTTCACGGCTTTGATAATGGTCATGGTCTCCATAGTCTATagtttgctaaggaaaacaaacgacTGGATATACGTGAGCCCTTTGGGTGGACTGCAAAAAACACTACCCCCTGGTGACTTGGGCTTCCCTTTGATTGGCAATATGTTTTCTTTCTTCAGAGCTTTCAAGTTTGGTAATCCTGATTCATTCATCTCCTCCTTCACTACCAGGTCTCCTCTCTATCTCTccctcccttttcttttttcaggtATCATTATTGGCATTCCACTTGCTCATGTTTAaagctttttttcttttgggcatAAACTTTCTGGATATAGATATGGGCAGGCGCCAATGTACCGGACACTACTGTTTGGAAAGCCAAGCATAATTGTTACAACAGCTGAAGCATGCAGAAAAGTTTTGACAGATGAGCGTTTTGGACCCGGTTGGCCTAGATCAGTCTCAGATTTGGTAGGAAAGAGAGGACTCCACGGCGTATCGAATCAAGAACATAAGCGTCTCCGGCAGCTAATAGCAGCTCCAGTTGCCGGTCAGGAAGCATTATCACTGTTTATTGGCTATATTGAGGATATCGCTAGAACTACGTTTGATACATGGGCAAGTAAGGATGAACCAATTCAGCTGTTAACTGAGATGAGGAAAACTGCTTTTAAGGTGATGATGAACATTATTATGGGTAACGAAATTAATGATGAAAAATCATTGGATCACATGGAACATGAATATACTGTACTTTCTAATGGACTCAAGTCAATGGCCGTAAACCTCCCTGGTTTTGCGTACCACCGGGCACTCAAGGTGAGGATTCCTAACCTTAATAAAATGCTATTTCTTTG
Coding sequences within it:
- the LOC113704040 gene encoding diaboline synthase-like — translated: MASVKPQMISKVLIKPSLPTSEHLKTYNLSVLDQLSPHFYLPIVLFYPPPDSDNSSNNTTVSSHLKKSLSETLTHYYPFAGRLAPNKDSIDCNDEGLDFYEARIECKISDVLKNPDPETMDLFSPPGMLFNESFQGSPFIVQVTYFSCGGTAISVSMLHKVTDACALLGFINDWAALASGSMVSPMFLTQQVISPYKGEITVPGINLDKNINVVTRRFSFNPSKLSDLKTMVSDDLGKIHSPSRVEVVAALIYKCAMAASEAKSGMSRPSMLMQAANMRPRVVPPLPDNCAGNFSWFFSIMTIDEKDKNMTTIISALKKAAQGFSEKFGSGLSADNCYSLICESIEGARKVMRQNQGEIEVYRCSSLCRYPFNLVNFGWGRPIWVGTSTSQMKNTFHLLDNPKSGGIEALVTLEESNMSIFEKDEELLKFAALNSTAIDN